Proteins from a single region of Sphaerochaeta globosa str. Buddy:
- a CDS encoding response regulator transcription factor produces the protein MNTILVVEDDSDIRELERYTLTSNGYAVLEAEHGKQALQVLGTQTVDLIILDIMMPVMDGLSFIKTLRFSLNDTTPIIVVSAKGDESDIITALELGADDYLTKPFSMNVLSSKIRAVLRRFEQVQTPSVVHHAGLVMDQTRHLCMVDNQEVELTATEFALLYLLAGNAEQVFTRNQMITRIKGSDYPVTDRSIDVQVATIRRKLGTYGSRIKTVWGIGYSYKEN, from the coding sequence ATGAATACGATTCTGGTAGTTGAAGACGATTCTGATATCCGGGAACTGGAACGCTACACCCTCACCAGCAACGGCTACGCTGTCCTAGAAGCTGAACACGGCAAGCAGGCTCTTCAGGTCCTTGGAACACAAACCGTCGACCTGATCATACTTGATATCATGATGCCGGTCATGGATGGGCTTTCGTTCATCAAAACCCTACGCTTCTCCCTCAACGACACCACTCCCATCATTGTGGTATCGGCAAAGGGGGATGAGAGTGACATCATAACGGCTTTGGAACTTGGAGCCGATGACTACCTCACCAAACCATTCAGCATGAATGTGCTGAGCAGTAAAATCCGTGCCGTCCTGAGGCGCTTTGAACAGGTGCAAACCCCATCTGTGGTACACCATGCAGGCTTGGTCATGGACCAAACCAGGCACTTGTGCATGGTGGACAACCAAGAAGTCGAGCTTACCGCCACCGAGTTCGCACTGCTCTACCTGCTTGCCGGCAATGCCGAACAAGTCTTTACCCGAAATCAGATGATCACCAGGATCAAAGGAAGCGATTACCCCGTCACCGATCGATCCATCGATGTCCAAGTAGCAACCATCAGAAGGAAACTCGGTACGTACGGCTCAAGAATCAAAACTGTATGGGGTATTGGCTATTCCTACAAAGAGAACTGA
- the yqeC gene encoding selenium cofactor biosynthesis protein YqeC — MASLLAALSTYIDEDTHCISITGSGGKTTTLIALASLYAQRGKRVLVSTTTKLELPSKRDYLCDTYFSDERIQLYKPSKGQKVFYALQGTEKALAPPLEELQAFTATYDVLLLEADGAQHKPLKLHSERDPVVPDFTTTTLAVVGMSGWDQPLGQCCFGWEGDPDRIADENAYLQLLTHPQGVLKAAIGKTLVLCNQAESTTFDTMSHLSSRYDRAPLFFGSMQTDRLFYRKVV, encoded by the coding sequence ATGGCTAGTTTGCTTGCTGCACTCAGTACGTACATCGATGAGGACACTCATTGCATCAGCATCACGGGAAGCGGAGGAAAAACCACCACCCTGATTGCACTCGCATCGCTGTACGCCCAGCGTGGCAAACGGGTTTTGGTCTCTACGACCACCAAGCTCGAGCTCCCTTCCAAACGAGACTACCTTTGCGACACCTACTTCAGCGATGAACGCATCCAGCTCTACAAACCATCAAAAGGGCAGAAGGTCTTCTATGCCCTCCAAGGCACAGAGAAGGCACTTGCTCCTCCCCTTGAAGAGCTACAAGCCTTTACTGCAACATACGATGTTCTGCTGCTTGAAGCTGATGGAGCACAGCACAAACCTTTGAAGCTTCACAGTGAACGAGACCCAGTCGTACCAGATTTCACCACCACAACGCTGGCAGTGGTCGGTATGTCCGGTTGGGATCAACCTCTTGGCCAATGTTGCTTTGGATGGGAGGGAGATCCCGATCGTATCGCAGATGAAAATGCCTATCTCCAGTTGTTGACGCATCCACAAGGCGTATTGAAAGCGGCAATAGGAAAAACGCTGGTGCTTTGCAATCAGGCGGAAAGCACAACGTTTGATACCATGTCCCACCTTAGCTCAAGGTATGACCGGGCACCGCTCTTTTTTGGTTCCATGCAGACCGACAGACTTTTTTACAGGAAGGTAGTATGA
- the yqeB gene encoding selenium-dependent molybdenum cofactor biosynthesis protein YqeB: protein MNTIVVQQAVTLIGEAKKFVYISILKTEGSASRSQGSMVVDEEGTITGTIGGGETEAYAQRQALVLLQNGEPYRYLKYQVAQAEIADAGTVHLLLLASTNEAVQTAFLQFGVWQEHQMHHVMGLQILPSLSLLGLSEGGATIGDVHAEFLTQAKQALAEDRARYIQNSNWMCHLSVPVQAHGLLLIGGGHVNQAIANLAHFVGLSTQVVETRSEFATADLFPHAKRRVVAPTLEMALGDVDCNHHTACIIASHAFDQQAAKLLLEKDIAYLGVLGSRHKAKKLVTSFHLDSEALEKLYCPIGLDLASETPQEIAVSVIAEVMKVFHNASGGSMKNLGKKVVLVRGGGDLATGVILRLHRSGYRVIVLETEQPTVIRTTVSLAQAMYSGTVIVEGVQAQRCSSVKEAFNVLDEKRIPILCDPDMQCIAEVNPVCVVDAIIAKRNLGTRIDDAPFVIALGPGFEAGVDADVVIETKRGHSLGRIIRKGCAIANTGIPGLVDGFGKERVLHSPKSGVFKAACKVGDIVSKGSIIAWVDGEPIVAPIDGKLRGLLNSGLTVSEHFKVADIDPRGEEADHTTVSEKAYAIAGAVLEALDAFLNRA, encoded by the coding sequence ATGAATACAATAGTAGTACAGCAGGCTGTCACGCTCATTGGTGAGGCCAAGAAATTTGTGTATATCAGCATCCTTAAAACAGAGGGTTCTGCAAGCCGAAGCCAAGGCTCGATGGTTGTCGATGAAGAGGGAACCATCACCGGTACCATCGGGGGAGGAGAGACTGAAGCCTATGCACAAAGGCAGGCCTTGGTTCTCTTACAAAACGGGGAGCCGTATCGGTATCTCAAGTACCAAGTTGCGCAGGCAGAAATTGCCGATGCCGGGACAGTGCACCTCTTGTTGCTTGCCTCTACCAACGAAGCTGTACAAACGGCTTTCCTGCAGTTCGGTGTATGGCAAGAACATCAGATGCACCATGTCATGGGCCTACAGATCCTGCCGTCGCTCTCCCTTTTAGGGCTCTCTGAAGGAGGGGCTACCATCGGCGATGTCCATGCTGAGTTCCTCACCCAAGCCAAGCAAGCACTCGCAGAGGACAGGGCACGCTACATACAAAATTCCAACTGGATGTGCCACCTGAGTGTGCCGGTCCAAGCGCATGGCCTGCTGCTTATCGGAGGTGGTCATGTGAATCAAGCGATAGCCAATCTTGCCCATTTTGTCGGGTTGTCCACCCAAGTGGTAGAGACGCGAAGTGAATTTGCGACAGCGGATTTATTTCCTCACGCCAAGCGACGCGTCGTTGCCCCGACCCTTGAAATGGCCCTGGGGGATGTGGACTGCAATCATCATACCGCTTGTATCATCGCAAGCCACGCGTTCGACCAGCAAGCCGCCAAACTGTTGCTGGAAAAAGATATTGCATACCTTGGGGTACTCGGCTCGCGTCACAAAGCTAAAAAACTTGTTACCTCTTTTCATCTCGATTCTGAGGCACTGGAAAAGCTTTACTGCCCTATCGGACTTGACTTGGCAAGTGAAACACCCCAGGAAATTGCTGTGTCGGTCATTGCAGAAGTCATGAAAGTATTTCATAACGCAAGCGGTGGCAGCATGAAGAACCTGGGCAAAAAGGTCGTATTGGTTCGGGGGGGCGGCGATTTGGCAACAGGAGTAATCCTCAGGCTTCATCGCAGTGGCTATCGGGTTATCGTTCTGGAGACCGAACAGCCGACAGTCATCCGAACCACCGTCAGCCTCGCCCAAGCCATGTATAGCGGTACGGTAATAGTCGAGGGCGTCCAAGCGCAACGTTGCAGCAGTGTCAAAGAGGCGTTCAACGTGCTGGATGAGAAGCGTATCCCCATCCTTTGTGATCCTGACATGCAATGCATTGCAGAAGTCAATCCCGTCTGTGTTGTGGATGCAATTATCGCGAAACGAAATCTGGGGACCCGCATCGACGACGCTCCGTTCGTCATTGCCCTCGGTCCGGGCTTTGAGGCGGGAGTGGATGCTGATGTGGTCATAGAGACCAAGCGGGGACACAGCCTTGGACGCATCATCAGAAAAGGGTGTGCTATAGCAAATACCGGCATCCCAGGCTTAGTGGATGGATTTGGCAAGGAGCGGGTGCTCCACTCCCCCAAAAGTGGAGTTTTCAAAGCTGCATGCAAAGTTGGGGATATAGTAAGTAAAGGCAGTATCATCGCCTGGGTGGATGGAGAGCCGATTGTCGCCCCGATTGATGGCAAGCTGAGGGGCTTGCTCAATTCGGGTCTTACTGTCAGTGAACATTTCAAGGTGGCCGATATCGACCCAAGGGGAGAAGAGGCTGATCATACTACAGTCAGCGAGAAGGCCTATGCCATAGCAGGAGCTGTACTTGAGGCCTTGGATGCGTTTCTCAACCGAGCATAA
- a CDS encoding aminotransferase class V-fold PLP-dependent enzyme, with amino-acid sequence MRRIYLDNASTSFPKAVGVVQAMNDYLTENAANPGRGSYEHAFQAMENVMDCRAKLAKLFGSDNPRLVTFSLNVTTALNTLIAGLLTRDDHVLVSGVEHNAVMRALHVHGIPYSIIPCDSEGRLIPEAMPALIKAKTKALILSSASNVTGTIQPIQKAAMLAQSYGLWTCIDAAQGTPTVDCRLQPTLIDAIAFTGHKGLAGPQGVGGLVLSEQLANNIVPTVGGGTGSRSDSFAMPETFPDRLEAGTQNIVGIVGLSAALDFLPKKGDADRTSCSRLLSYFLSDGRITVIGPKTMQERTSVLSIIVQGFDLAELAYRLGSEYGIQTRYGLHCAPLAHQSLGTLQTGTIRFSCGWATTSEQIDYTIAAMKELLS; translated from the coding sequence ATGCGCAGAATCTATTTGGACAATGCCTCCACCTCCTTTCCCAAAGCCGTGGGAGTAGTTCAGGCAATGAATGACTACCTGACTGAGAATGCAGCCAATCCCGGTAGGGGCAGCTATGAGCATGCCTTCCAAGCCATGGAAAATGTGATGGACTGCAGGGCCAAACTGGCTAAACTTTTTGGCTCGGACAACCCTCGCCTGGTAACATTCTCGCTGAATGTCACCACTGCCCTGAACACCTTGATTGCGGGCCTTCTGACACGTGACGACCATGTCTTGGTCAGCGGCGTAGAGCACAACGCAGTCATGCGAGCCCTGCATGTGCATGGTATTCCCTACTCAATCATTCCGTGCGACAGCGAAGGCAGACTTATCCCTGAGGCGATGCCGGCTCTGATCAAAGCTAAAACCAAGGCTCTCATACTGAGCAGTGCATCCAATGTAACGGGGACCATCCAGCCTATCCAAAAGGCGGCAATGCTTGCCCAAAGCTACGGACTTTGGACCTGCATCGATGCGGCCCAAGGAACACCCACCGTCGATTGCCGGCTCCAGCCCACCTTGATCGATGCAATCGCCTTCACCGGCCACAAAGGCCTTGCCGGACCGCAAGGAGTTGGGGGCCTTGTCCTCTCAGAGCAACTTGCAAACAACATAGTTCCCACCGTCGGAGGGGGGACGGGCAGCAGAAGTGACAGCTTTGCCATGCCCGAAACGTTTCCTGACAGACTGGAAGCGGGGACACAAAACATTGTAGGAATCGTCGGACTTTCTGCCGCATTGGATTTTCTGCCCAAGAAAGGCGATGCTGATCGTACAAGTTGCAGCCGATTACTCTCCTATTTTCTCTCAGACGGCCGAATCACCGTCATTGGGCCCAAAACCATGCAGGAGCGCACCAGCGTACTCAGCATCATCGTGCAAGGATTCGACCTTGCCGAACTTGCCTACCGTCTTGGATCGGAATATGGCATCCAGACTCGCTACGGCCTGCATTGTGCTCCCCTTGCCCACCAAAGCTTGGGAACGCTGCAGACGGGAACCATACGATTCAGCTGCGGTTGGGCGACGACGAGCGAACAGATAGACTATACCATTGCGGCAATGAAGGAGCTTTTATCGTGA
- a CDS encoding XdhC family protein has protein sequence MINPTSYQALLLHALQKGDVIRKTLISGPSVGCEELSQDGQLLAWRYDSEPDWETGEVLTELLQTDVELVICGGGHIALELATYARRLGYHTTIIDERKEYCNHERFPSESCLCAPFEEVLECKQTWIRPYFVIATRGHMFDQVCLQKILNLPHRYIGMIGSKTKVAATFSNLLSLGFTQAQLDQVHSPIGLPIKAVTAAEIAISILAQIIQTARLTPQAVQLDRNLLTHLAHSRQSYVLARVIEKTGSAPCEVGFQLVVFEDGTVEGTIGGGAVEAKALETAKQMQKECTIAEQVAVYNLSNAKASELGMICGGMVRVLFQRW, from the coding sequence GTGATTAACCCTACTTCCTACCAAGCACTGTTGCTTCACGCATTACAAAAAGGCGATGTCATTCGGAAAACACTGATAAGCGGCCCCTCTGTAGGCTGTGAGGAGCTCTCCCAGGATGGGCAGCTGCTTGCTTGGCGATATGACAGCGAACCGGACTGGGAAACTGGAGAGGTGCTGACAGAACTACTGCAAACCGACGTGGAACTGGTCATCTGCGGAGGCGGCCACATCGCTTTGGAGCTTGCAACGTACGCAAGGCGGCTTGGGTATCACACGACAATCATCGATGAACGAAAAGAGTATTGCAATCACGAACGATTTCCTTCTGAGAGCTGTCTGTGTGCGCCTTTTGAAGAAGTGTTGGAGTGCAAACAGACGTGGATCCGACCCTACTTCGTCATTGCTACGCGTGGTCACATGTTTGACCAAGTGTGTCTACAAAAAATTCTGAACCTTCCCCACCGGTATATCGGTATGATCGGCAGTAAAACCAAGGTTGCGGCAACCTTTTCAAATCTGCTGAGCCTTGGGTTTACCCAAGCACAACTTGATCAAGTCCACTCCCCGATCGGACTTCCCATCAAGGCGGTGACCGCCGCTGAAATCGCCATCTCCATTCTTGCCCAGATTATCCAGACAGCCCGATTGACACCGCAAGCAGTACAGCTGGACAGGAATCTGCTCACCCACCTTGCCCATAGCAGGCAGAGCTACGTCTTGGCCCGGGTGATAGAAAAAACCGGTTCGGCTCCCTGCGAGGTAGGCTTTCAGCTGGTAGTGTTTGAGGATGGAACGGTTGAAGGGACCATCGGAGGGGGTGCTGTGGAAGCCAAGGCACTAGAGACGGCCAAACAGATGCAAAAAGAGTGCACCATCGCCGAGCAGGTGGCCGTCTATAACCTGTCCAATGCAAAGGCCTCAGAGCTTGGGATGATTTGCGGGGGGATGGTGCGCGTGCTCTTTCAGCGGTGGTGA
- a CDS encoding lipid II:glycine glycyltransferase FemX: MNVSVQEKEPAYLYDTPLLHQSSFWSQVKQKQGFETKAFDLKVRSEDLQGSPASSYVLDDVLVQLVPVNREQTIGYVPYGPVLSPQEDRMGLFLEELSMNLQQKLPRHCILLRYDLPWRTIWEDEDLPLSLQNLRLNWGTSRHNLQKSVSNQLPSDTMLIDLRPSEEEILSRMHYKTRYNINLALRKGVEVRQVGHDHLDTFYALYRETCERNRINLHDRSFFESLYGPSDESAGVTLLMAFFEGKPLSAMFLSRSKNRATYLYGASSSELRNTMSTYALQWGAITLAKSWNCNEYDLFGVSPSQEKDHPMSGLYSFKKGFGGSLLHRMGCWDFAYNEEDARNLFAYEMVGEGYHHR, from the coding sequence ATGAACGTCAGTGTGCAGGAGAAAGAACCTGCGTACCTCTATGATACTCCGCTGTTGCATCAATCCTCATTTTGGTCACAAGTAAAACAAAAACAAGGTTTCGAAACGAAAGCTTTCGATTTGAAAGTCCGCTCAGAAGACTTGCAGGGGTCTCCAGCCTCCTCTTATGTCCTGGACGACGTGCTGGTGCAACTGGTGCCTGTCAACAGGGAGCAGACCATCGGCTATGTACCCTACGGGCCGGTACTCAGTCCCCAAGAGGACCGCATGGGGCTATTCTTGGAAGAGCTATCCATGAATCTTCAACAGAAGCTGCCACGACACTGCATCCTGTTGCGGTATGACCTTCCTTGGCGCACCATCTGGGAGGATGAGGATTTACCGCTGTCACTGCAGAACCTGAGATTGAATTGGGGTACCAGCAGGCACAACTTGCAAAAGTCTGTCTCCAACCAACTTCCCAGCGATACCATGCTCATCGACCTCAGGCCTAGTGAGGAAGAAATACTCTCAAGAATGCATTATAAAACGCGCTACAACATCAATCTAGCATTGCGAAAAGGAGTGGAGGTACGTCAGGTGGGACACGACCACCTCGATACCTTCTATGCATTGTATCGCGAGACGTGTGAACGCAATCGCATCAATCTGCATGACCGATCTTTTTTTGAATCCCTCTACGGACCTTCGGATGAGAGTGCCGGAGTGACGTTGCTCATGGCCTTTTTTGAGGGAAAACCGTTGAGTGCCATGTTCCTCAGCCGCTCGAAGAATCGAGCGACCTATCTCTATGGCGCTTCATCGTCAGAACTGAGAAACACCATGAGCACCTATGCCCTGCAGTGGGGTGCCATAACGCTGGCAAAAAGCTGGAACTGCAACGAGTATGACTTGTTTGGTGTATCACCCTCCCAGGAAAAGGACCATCCGATGAGTGGGCTGTACTCCTTCAAAAAAGGGTTCGGGGGTAGTTTGCTGCACCGCATGGGCTGCTGGGATTTCGCCTACAATGAGGAGGACGCAAGAAACCTCTTTGCCTATGAGATGGTGGGAGAGGGCTATCACCACCGCTGA